One genomic region from Alosa alosa isolate M-15738 ecotype Scorff River chromosome 12, AALO_Geno_1.1, whole genome shotgun sequence encodes:
- the tmem150ab gene encoding transmembrane protein 150Ab yields MTAWIVLPVSLAAFSITGIWIVYAMAVMNHHVCPVENWTYNVTCTEETARRGFPKTCCTLQDIPLISKCGSYPPESCLFSLIGNVGAFMVVMVCMLRYAQVIEHSHHCWTNTNALVSGCVNALGLVMVGNFQVDHAKSLHYVGAGVAFPAGLLFVCLQCVLTYRIAETTLDYWMAHVRVALSAGALVSLVLSGAFFIHESFVLQHAAAICEWVFTVIILVYYGTFTYEFGTVTTDTIMAVLAQRSSLHLHQPTGVIMGGMASMGGMASMGAMGKSAPMGFGAHDLKSPGAGSTSAHLTCNPESTAML; encoded by the exons ATGACCGCCTGGATTGTCCTGCCCGTCAGCCTTGCTGCCTTCTCCATCACAGGAATATGGATAGT CTATGCCATGGCTGTAATGAACCACCATGTTTGTCCTGTAGAGAACTG GACCTACAATGTCACATGCACTGAGGAGACAGCCAGAAGGGGTTTCCCCAAGACATGCTGCACACTACAGGATATACCCCTGATCAG CAAATGTGGCTCATACCCCCCAGAGAGCTGTCTCTTCAGCCTGATTGGCAACGTGGGAGCCTTCATGG TGGTGATGGTCTGTATGCTCCGCTATGCCCAGGTGATTGAGCACAGTCACCACTGCTGGACAAACACCAATGCCCTGGTGTCAGGCTGTGTCAACGCCTTAGGTCTGGTCATGGTGGGGAATTTCCAG GTGGACCATGCCAAGTCTTTGCACTATGTGGGCGCGGGAGTGGCGTTCCCGGCGGGGCTACTTTTTGTGTGCCTGCAGTGTGTGCTCACCTACCGCATCGCTGAGACCACTCTGGACTACTGGATGGCCCATGTGCGAGTAGCCCTCTCAGCCGGGGCCCTCGTCTCTCTCGTCCTCA GTGGCGCTTTCTTCATCCACGAGAGCTTCGTCCTGCAGCACGCGGCCGCCATCTGCGAGTGGGTATTCACCGTCATCATCCTCGTCTACTACGGCACCTTCACCTACGAGTTTGGCACCGTCACCACCGACACCATAATGGCCGTCCTGGCGCAGCGCAgcagcctccacctccaccagccCACCGGCGTCATCATGGGGGGCATGGCCAGCATGGGGGGTATGGCTAGCATGGGGGCCATGGGCAAAAGCGCACCCATGGGCTTCGGCGCCCACGACCTGAAGTCTCCGGGTGCTGGAAGCACCTCGGCTCACCTCACCTGTAACCCCGAAAGCACGGCCATGCTGTAA